A DNA window from Bombus vancouverensis nearcticus chromosome 6, iyBomVanc1_principal, whole genome shotgun sequence contains the following coding sequences:
- the LOC117157712 gene encoding mitochondrial pyruvate carrier 2 isoform X2, translated as MRLASLCHRSSSHCGITQLGLVIAGLSDLQRPASQISVSQSSALGITGLIWTRYSLAITPKNWSLFSVNLFVAITALYQVSRGIMYQREQASLTETALAKEK; from the exons ATGCGATTGGCAAGTTTGTGCCACAGAAGTTCCAGCCACTGTGGAATCACCCAGCTG GGACTTGTAATAGCTGGCCTCAGTGATCTGCAGAGACCAGCAAGTCAAATCTCTGTTAGCCAATCGTCTGCCTTGGGCATTACTGGCTTGATCTGGACCAGGTACTCTTTAGCGATCACTCCGAAAAACTGGAGTCTTTTTAGCGTAAATCTCTTCGTCGCTATAACGGCTTTGTACCAAGTTAGTCGAGGAATAAT GTATCAAAGAGAACAAGCATCTTTAACTGAAACGGCGCTGGCGAAAGAAAAATAG
- the LOC117157712 gene encoding uncharacterized protein LOC117157712 isoform X1 encodes MSVAYKNTMNAIGKFVPQKFQPLWNHPAGPQTIFFWAPAFKWGLVIAGLSDLQRPASQISVSQSSALGITGLIWTRYSLAITPKNWSLFSVNLFVAITALYQVSRGIMYQREQASLTETALAKEK; translated from the exons ATGTCGGTCGCCTACAAAAACACAATGAATGCGATTGGCAAGTTTGTGCCACAGAAGTTCCAGCCACTGTGGAATCACCCAGCTG GTCCGCAGACTATATTCTTCTGGGCACCAGCTTTTAAATGG GGACTTGTAATAGCTGGCCTCAGTGATCTGCAGAGACCAGCAAGTCAAATCTCTGTTAGCCAATCGTCTGCCTTGGGCATTACTGGCTTGATCTGGACCAGGTACTCTTTAGCGATCACTCCGAAAAACTGGAGTCTTTTTAGCGTAAATCTCTTCGTCGCTATAACGGCTTTGTACCAAGTTAGTCGAGGAATAAT GTATCAAAGAGAACAAGCATCTTTAACTGAAACGGCGCTGGCGAAAGAAAAATAG